In Candidatus Methylomirabilis sp., the sequence GTGAAGGCCAACGCCTACGTGACCGGCCTGCTCGGGACCACCCGCATCGTCCTGTATGACACCCTGAGCCGGACGGCGGACCGCGATGCGCAGGAGGTGGTCGTTGCCCACGAGCTGGGCCACTGGCGCGCCGGGCACATTGGGAAGGGGATCGGGCTGAGCGCGGCCGGCCTCTTTGGCCTCCTCTGGCTCCTGTGGGCCGTCGAGCACCTGGCCCTCCGGATCCCGCGGCTTCCCCTGAAAGGGGCGGGCGATCCCGCGGCCCTCCCGCTCCTGCTGGCGGTGGGGCTCTCCGTCCTGCTGCTCACCGCCCCCCTCCAGCACGCCCTCTCCCGGGCCTTCGAGCGGGAGGCGGACGAAGCCTCCCTCGAGCTGACGGGCAAGACGGAGGCCTTCATCCAGGCCGAGGTGGTTCTGGCCCGCGCGAACCGGGCCGACCTCACCCCGCCGGCCTGGGCGGTGTTCTGGTTCTACACCCATCCGCCCGTCCTGGAGCGCATCGGGATGGGGGAAGCCTTCCGTCCCGCGCTGCCTGCATTTCAGCCGGGTGGGTGAGCCCCGGAGACCCCAGAATGCGGTGGCACAGTTGTTGCACCGCATTCGAACCAATGAGCAAATTTTTCAAGGCGCTCGAGGAAGCAGACCGGATGCGCGCCCGCCGGCAGCAGCCCGAGCCGCCGGGGGGAGACGCGACCGATCCCGCACCACCCCCCCCCGTTACGGAGCGGGAGGAGGCACCCTCCTCCGACGAGGGACCCTCCTCCCTGGATGAGCTCAAGAAGTTGGCCAGGGGGCCCTTCGAGCTCGTCGATCGTTTCATCGCCCGGGCCCGCACGATCACGACCGAGCAGCACCCTTCCCCCACCGCGGCCGTCGAGAAATTCAAGCAGCTCCAGCAGGCCCTCATCCGGGAAACGGAGGAGCTGCTGAAGACCTTCCGCCAGAAGGTCAGCGACAAGGAGCAGGAGCTTCACGCCGCCCTCCATCCCGCCGGGGAGGATTTGGCCGAACAGGCCCTCAAGGCTGTCCGCAACCTCTATCGGATCATCGAACGCTGGTCCCTGGAGAGGAAGCTCCTCCGCCACTGGCAGGAACGATCTGCTGCCGCCCTTGTGGCGGAGTACCAGAAGGCCCTCCGGCAGCGGGAGACGGACAAGATCGAGATCTTCGAGGCCGAAGCCGAGCGGTTCCTCGCCCAGAAGGGAGACCCTGAGGCGACGGCGAAATTCGTCGCGCTCAGGACCCAGTCGCAGGAGTCCCGACGGACCAGCACCCAGAAGGAAGCCCACGCTGCCCTCCAGGAGTTGAGCCGGATCAAGGATGAGGTCAAGATCGGCCTGTGCTTCCTCGCTTCCACCTTCCAGACCTACGAGGGCCTGGTTCCCCTGAGTGCCGTGTGGAGGAAGGAAGAGCGCCACAAGCTCGATCAGGTGGACCAGCGGGGTATCTCCCTGACAGTTCACAAAGACGAGCGTACCTCCCTCCCCGCGAGCCTCGTGGAATTCAGCAAGAGCGGTTTGAAGGTGCAGACATCCCAGAGCTTCCCCGCGGGGGCGACGCTCGGCCTCTCCATGGAGATTCCCGGGGTGACGGAGCGGGCCGTTTCGTTCAAAGGAAGGGTTCGTTGGTGCAAGGAGGAGCCGGACCCACGTGGCCGCTACGCGATCGGCCTGCACCTCATCGAGGGACCGGAGGGGGGGTGGAAGGAATTCGTCCCCACCCTCCTCAACCAGCTCAACGAGCTCAACAACCTCTTCTCCTCCCTCGGCAGCTAGTCACCTTCCACCTCACTCCCCACCCGAACAACACCGGCCAGAATGTGCGGGACCCGCTGCGGGCCCAGAAGGCCTAGGACTTCCTTCCTAGGACCCCGGAGACATTTGTGCGGTGCAAAGGGACCTTCGTTCCATTGACATCCCGCTATACACCTTCTAAATCGTTGGTCATCCCTCACCGGAGAGTCTCCCTGCAGTTCTGCCGAGTGCGGGCCCTCCGCCTCTCGAAACTCGCCCGGGATGCGCCATGCTGGAACTTATGGCTTTTATGGCCGGGATGGGGGCTGGCCTCCTGAACCAGGAGGCCGGCCATCAGCTTGCGGCTACCGTCCTCCAGGACGACATCAACTGGTCCGGCGCGACCTGGCGATGCGAGGTCGAGTGCAATGGTGCAACCATAGCCGGCTACGGACTGATTGCGCAGTCCCTGTCCTCTGAGGTCCTGCTGGGCTCCCCGGCGATTCCCAAAGATCATCCTTTCGTCGCGGGTTGGCTGGTGTGGAACATTGCCAATCCAGTCCTGTACACGCTGCGACACGAGCTCTCGGGGCCCCACGGCGACCTGAGTAATTTCAACCACCGAGAAGCTCACATCATGGAAATGTTCCTCATCGCCCATGCGGCGTCGACGGCCTTGCGGTGGTCCGGCGCTCTCGGCAATGTCGAGCCCTTCTTCTTCCCGCAAGACGACATGCTCGCGTTTGGCGTCGCGGTACGGTGGTAGTGGAATCTCTCCCCCCTCACCTTAATCCTCTCCCCCAGCGGGGGAGAGGGGAGGGAGAGCGGGCAGGACTCAATAGTTCCTTCCCCGCATCATCTTGACACCCCCCGCGGCCTGTGCTAGGTGAAATTTGAACGGGCCTGGCGGGGGGGCGGTGGATGGACGACGTTGCGAGGATCTCAGAGGCGCAGCGCTACTTCCAGGAGGGATACCGGCACCAGATGAAGGGGGAGCTGGAGGCGGCCATCGGCGCCTACCAGAAGTCGATCGAGCTGTGCCCGACCGCCGAGGCCCACACCTTCCTGGGGTGGGCCTATTCGTTTCAGGGGAACGTTGAGGAGGCCATCCGCCAGTGCCACATCGCCATCGAGGTTGATCCGGACTTCGGCAACCCTTACAACGACATCGGGGCCTACCTGATCGAGAAGGGGGAGTACGACGAGGCGATCCCGTGGCTCAACAAGGCGATGCAGGCCAAGCGCTACGAGCCCCGCCACTACCCCCACATCAACCTGAGCCGGGTCTGGGTGAAGAAGGGAAAGTACCCCGACGCCATTGTCGAGCTCCGGAAAGCCCTGGCCCTGGACCCGGACAACGCCGGGGCGCGCCGCGAGCTGCACCGGCTCATCGGCATGATGAACTGATCGGGCGGGGGCCCTCGCGGCCCGTCCCACCATGGACGATTCCGCCGGCCGTTTCCCTTCGGCATCAACCTGCTCAGCGCCTCGCCTGCCCTAGCGATCCCGCGCCGGTGGCTCGGCTTCCTACCGACTTCCGTACCCGATCCCGCTGGTACCCTCTCTGGCCCCGGGTGACACGGAGAGCGGGTCTCACGAGCCTCCTGGTGGAGGTCGATTTCGGCGGTTTACAGGTCAGGCGGTGCGGGTTGCACTCGTCCGGTGGAGGCTCATGTCGTCCCTCAAGCGTCCAAGAAGGCGACCGAATTACCTCGATGAGCACAGAGGTCTACGACGCGATCCTCCACTACCGGTGGAGGAGGACCGACACGTCGTTGGCTCCGAAGTTGAAATTCGCTGTGGCGAGGTCGGGCCTTCCGTCCCCGTTCAGGTCGGCGACCGCGACCGAGTGGGGCCCGTTTCCTGCGGCGAAGCGCTGCTCGGGCTGGAAGGTGCCGTCCCCATTGCCCAGCAGGACGGAGACGGCGTCGGGGCTGAAGTCTACCGCCACGATGTCGGCCTTCCCGTCCCCGTTCAGGTCGGCGACCGCGACCGACGGGATGAAGGGGGCGTTCCCCGCGCTGAACCGCTGCTGGGGCTGGAAGGTGCCGTCCCCATTGCCCAGGAGGACACCGACGGTGTTGGTGGCGGAATGGGCCACGACGAGATCGGACTTCCCGTCCCCGTTCAGGTCGGCCGCCGCCACCGAGACCGGGTCGGGACCGGCGAAGAAGCGCTGCTGGGGCTGGAAGGTCCCGGGGCCCGAGCCGAGGAGGACCGAGACATCGCTGGAGTTGGCATTCGCCGTGACGAGGTCGGGGATGCCATCCCCGTTCAGGTCGGCCACCGCGACCGAGAAGGGCCCGCCGCCCGCGGCGAAGCGCTGCTGGGGCTGGAACGTGCCGTCGCCATTGCCCAGGAGGAGGGAGACATCGTCGGAGTCGAAGTTCGCCGTCACGAGGTCGGAGGTGCCATCCCCATTCAGGTCGGCGGCCGCCACCGACAGTGGGCTAAGACCTGCAGCGAACCGCTGTTGCACCTGGAAGGCCCCGGTGCCGGTGCCGAGCAGGACAGAGACATCGCTGGAGAACTCGTTTGCCGTGACGAGGTCAAGCGCGCCGTCCGCATTCAGGTCGGCCATTGCGAGTGAGAAAGGCCCGTCGCCCACGGCGAAGCGCTGCTCGGCCTGGAAGGTGCCATCGCCATTGCCCAGGAGGACGGAGACATCGTCGGAGTCAAAGTTCGCCGTGACCAGGTCGGGCTTCCCGTCTCCGGTCAGGTCGGCCGCCGCCACCGAGGCGGGTCTGGCGCCCGCAGCGAAGTGTTGCGAAGCGTGGAAGGTGCCGTCCCCATTGCCGAGGAGGACCGACACGTCATCGGCCCCCTGGTTCGCCGTGACGAGGTCCACCCTACCGTCTCCGCTCAGGTCGGCCACCGCCACCGCAAGGGGGCGGCCGCCGCCGAAGAACCGCTGCTGGGGCTGGAAGGCCCCGGTGCCGGTGCCGAGAAGGACCGAGACGTCGTCGGAAAAGAAGTTCGCCGTGACGAGGTCGCGGATACCGTCCCCGTTCAGGTCAGCGACAGCGACGGAGCGGGGGCTGCTGCCGACGCTGAAGCGCTGCTCCGGCTGGAAGGTCCCGGTGCCGGTGCCGAGAAGGACCGAGACGTCATTCGAGGAGGCATTGGCCGTCACGAGGTCGCGGAGGCCGTCCCCGTTCAGGTCGGCGACCGCGACCGAGCGGGGGCTGGTGCCTACGGCGAACCGCTGCTGGACCTGGAAGGTCCCGTTGCCGTTCCCGCGAAGGACCGAGACGTCATTGGAGACCTGGTTCGCCACAATGAGGTCGGGGATGGCGTCCCCGTTTACATCGGCCGCCGCCACCAGGGCTGGAGAGTCGCCAGCGACGAAACGCTGCTCAGCCTGGAATGTGCCATCACCATTGCCAAGGAGCACGGAGAGGTCATCGGAGTTGAAGTTCGCCGTGACGAGGTCGGGCCTGCCGTCGGCATTCAGGTCGGCCACGGCCACCGAGACCGGGTTGGTGCCCGTCGCGAAGCGTTGCTGGACCTGGAAGGTGCCGTTGCCATTGCCGAGGAGAACCGAGACGTCGTTGAGCGATCCGTTTGCCGTGACGAGGTCGGGAATGCCATCCCCGTTCAGGTCAGCGACGGCGACCGAGCGGGGCCCGAACGGGGGCCCGCCGCCCGCAAGGAAGCGCTGCTGGGGCTGGAAGGTGCCATCGGCGTTGCCGAGGAGAACGGAGATGTCGCTCGAGTTGGGGTTCGCGGTGACGAGGTCGGGGATGCCGTCCCCGTTCAGGTCGGCCACCGCGACCGCGTTGGGCTGGCTGCCGACATCGAACCTGGGGGCCGGGTAGAGCGGACCCTGGACGGGCCTGAGGACAATGTCACCCACATCGGTAGTGCCGTTGACCACTGCCCGGACAGTGGCTGACAGGCCCCGCAGGCTTGTGCTCCCCGCTTGCGCATCGGCCACCACCTGGATGGAGGGGGGGCAGGCCCGGGCGTCAGGCACCGAGAACCGGCCTTGGGTGTCGGTCAGAGCCGTCCGGTCACTCTGGGCTCCCACCTGCACGTGGGCACCCGGGACCGGGTTCCCCAGTTGGTCAAGCGTCCGGCCCACCACCGTGGTGGAATCTCCCAGCAGCGGATCACACCGCGACGGCACCTCCACCCGGGCGGCGGCCACCTGGCTGGGATCCGCCGTGAGCACTGCCTCGATGCGGAGCGGCTGGATGGGGGGTGGGGTGGCGGGGGCGGTATAGACGCCGGCGGCCGTGATGGTGCCCAGAGAGCTGGTGCCCCCCACGGTCCCGTTGACCCGCCAAGTCACGGCTGAGGTCGGGGTCCCGTCCAGGGTGGCCTGGAAGGCGAAGGCCCCCCCGAGGGGGACCACCGCTTGGTCGGGGTCCACGGCGAAGGCTTGGAGCACCGTGAAGGGCTCGGGGGAAGTGGCGGATCCCAGGGGCGTGGTCACGGTGATGGGGCCGGTCGTGGCGCCCGAGGGAACCGCGGTCGTCAGGCTCGTTCCCGTCGAGTTGGTGACCGTCGCCGCCGTGCCGTTGAAGGCGACCTGGTTATTCCCAGGCGTGGTGCTAAAGCCTTTGCCAGAGATCTGGACCGTGGTCCCAGCCGTGCCCTTGTTTGGGCTCACCAAGGTGATGGCCACGGCCACGGCAGGATCCGCGGTAAAGCGCTTGATCTCGAGGATGTTCCCCTCTGCGTCGTAAACATATTCCACAGCATTCCCTTGTTGGTCCACCACCCCGGTGAGCCGGTTTAACTCGTCGTACAGGTAGCGGAGCTCTTGAGAGACGCCGGGAATGGGAGCGCAGAGCAGGAGAGCCAGGACAAGCAGAGTCCCCATGGAGCAGCGGACGTGGCATGCGCGGTTGAATCTCAATTGCCCGTTCCCCACGCCTGCTTCCTCGACCGATTTTGTCAACAGGCTAAATCGTGCCTGCAACTACACTTCCCGACCTACTTCAATGCCACTTTAATGCGTTCGACAAAGGGATGAGTGAGGCCGGTGATCGTGACTTCGGCTTCATGGCTTGCGGGAAGATACTTGAGGAACCCGCGGACGTCACTTATCTCGTGCTGTTCCCTGATCTGTTCCGGCCTTTGCGATTCCTGGACGTGCTTTGGGATGAACCACTGCACGTCACTCGGTTCGATGATCCACTTTTTCAGGATGGTCGCTCGGGCGGCACCCTCCCTGCGCTCAAGGAGGAAGAATTCGTAAGTCTCCTCTTCCTTCCACCGATAGTAGTTGTCAAAAAGCCCCGGATGGCTTCGCTGAACATCTTTTACCCAGAGTTCCAATCTGGATGGCTTTCCTTCCACCTTGCCCAGCAGTCCTCCACTGATACTCCACCCTCCCCCGCGCAGGAGACCGAAGAAGCGAGTTCCGCGGAAATCCTGGACTGCAATGTGCCGCTCTGCAAACGACGGACTTCCATGACCCTTTTCTGTCCTTATCGGTTCTATATCGCTGCTGCGTCGCTTTCCGTCGAAATAGAAAGCCGGCGTCCCGGTGAGCATGTGCTCTTCCCACACTTGGTCTAACGGCTCTCGATAGATCTCACCCGCAGCCCCAACCTCCATGACAAGGAGCACGATCGTGAGCGCGATGACAAGGAAAACCCCTAGCTTCATTTCCTTCTCCCAAGAATCTGGTTGACAATCGAGTTTCGGATGTCTTCTGCATCATCAATGTTGAAATGGTTGTCCTCGGGTCGGTAGATATTGACGACCTGGCTCCGGTCTGGGGCGAGCGCACTGTTCGGTCCGCCCTGCAAGACGGAGGTGTTATTCTGGTAGTAATTCAGGTTGAGGCTGACATTGGGCGGGATCGTGCTGTTGTTCAGGCCAACCGAATCGATTGTGGCCAGCGTACTGACCGGGATGTTTAGCGTGTTAAGGAGCCGGGCCAGGTCCACGGCGCTGTCCCCGCCCGTGCTGTGACCCACGATATTGATCGGCTCGCCCCGCTCGGCCGCCGCAATGGCTGCGGCCATGGCCCCTAGGAGGTCTCCAGCGTTGTGCCGACTGACGGTCTCGCGACCACGCGCTAAGTCGCTGGCAATGTCGCCGACGCCGGGGTTCGGCGAACTCGACGCGCTGCTCCCGCCGAAGCCACTGGATCCGGGGCCTCCCTGGATCACGATGGTGAAAAGCCCCAGGGGGTCGCTGTAGGTGACGGGATTATTGTTGGCATAGGCATACGCCGGGTTCGTGGGACGGCCGAGGGGGTCGGGCGAGAGGAATCGGTGGAGGGCTGGACTATAGTAGCGCGCCCGGTAGAAGTAGAGGTCCGTGGCATCGTTCTCGCGGCCGGTGAACTGGAACGCATTCAGGAAGGCCGGATTGCTAGCCTCGGTCCGGCCAAAGGGATCGTAGACGTACTGAAGAACCGGGGCGCCACCTTGATCCGTCAGAGCGCTACTGCTGCCGAGGGCATCAGAGATAGGGAAGTGCGCGGTGTCCTGTTGCAAGATCCCCAAGAGTTCATCAGGAGCCAGGCTGCGGAGGTAGGTGGCCGATCGGCCGTCCCCTGTAGTCTCCAGGATGATATCCCACCGGTCGTGGAGGTATTGAGCGAGCAGTCCGTTAATCTGCTTGGTGGCCCGGCGCCCCAGTGCATCGTACTGGAAGCTGGCTCCGATCGCGGGCCCGGTGAGCGTGCTCAGGCGGTTCCGGGCGTCCCATGTGAACGTGGTGGTGCCGGTGGGGTCGGTGATTGCCGTCAGGTTGCCATTGGCATCGAACGTCATCGACTTCGTGCCGAACGCCAGCTGCTGATTCGCGGCGTCATACGAGGCAGTAGGAACGGGATCGGGGAGCAGCGTACGGGCGAAAGTACCACCGACAGCGACGCGGTTGCCGGCAGGATCGTACTGGTAGGTGAGGTCCCCGAGCGGGCCGCTGGCGGTGCGATAAACCAGGGTGGTCAGGCGGGAGGCAGCGTCATACTGGTACTCGGTGCTGACGCCGTTGGGCAGGGCGAGGAGGGTCCGCCGCCCGGCGGCGTCGTAAGTCATCGTCACCGGGCTTAGCGGCTCCCGGACAAGGTGAGTAAGCCGGCTCGCCGCATCGTAGGCGTACGTTACGGGCGCCTGGCCGGAGACTGTCATCTGGGTGCGCCGGCCCGCGGCATCGTACTGGTAGCTCACGGTCCCCCTGGCGGTGGTCTCGCCGAGGAGCCGGTCAAGGCTATCGTATTCCAATGTGATGGGGCGGTGCGGGTCGACGGTGTCGTGAGCTAGGACGAGACGACCCGCCGCATCGTAGGCCAACGTGGCAACGGCGCCGTCGGCATAAGTGGCCTTCGTGCGGCGGTTCCGGGCGTCGTACTCGAAGCTGGTCGTCTGAAGCTTCCGGTCGGTGCTCCTCACAAGGTTGCCATTGCCATCGTAACTGAACGTCTCGGCCCGGCCCAGCTGGTCGATTCGGCGGCTCAGGCGATCCATGCTGTCGTACTCGTGGGTGAGGGTGTTCCCCCTGGCATCGGTAACAGCGAGGAGATTTCCATTCGCGTCAGAGGCAAAGCCAGTGGTCCCACCCAAGGCGTCCACAAGGCTCACGATCCGGTTCAGAGGATCGTACGCGAACGCCGTGGACTTCCCCCGTGGATCGGTCAGGCTGATCAACCGGGAGACCACGTCGTACTCCCGGGTTGTCGCATTGCCGAGGGGATCGGTGATGCTCAGGAGGTTCCCTTGGCTATCGTAGGTGAATGTGGTCGTGTTCCCCAGGGGATCCGCCGTGCTAACCGGTTGGCCGAAGGGGTTGTAGGTTATCCGGGTCTTCAGGCGCTCGGCCTCGGGGCGCCGGTTCTGCTCCGGGTCCGTGGTGGCAATGAGGTTCCCCTGGGCGTCGTACTCGAACGTGGTCAGGTTGCCCAGGGGGTCGGTGATGCTCGTCACCTTGTTGAACGTGGGGTCATAGGTGAACGTTCGGACGTTCCCCCCGGGGTCGGTGATCGTTGCGACGTTGCCATTGGCATCGTAGGTGAACCGCGTCACCCGGCCCAGCGGGTCGGTGGTGCTGAGGAGAAGGTTAGAGCCGAACGCCCGCTCGAAGGTGGTGATCTGGCCGAGAGCATCGGTCTGACTGATCAGAAACGCAGAGGTATTAAACCGGTGAGTCGTGGCATTCCCGCGCGGGTCGGTGACCACCGTTTGGCTGACCACGCCCCCGGTAACGGTGTAGGCAAACGTCCAGAGTTTGCCGCACCACCCGGCCCGCGCCGTCGTATTCATTGGTCAGGAACGTGATGTTGCGGGGGTCGGTGATAGTGAACAGGCGCCCACTGGCATCGTAGGAGTACTGCGTCACGCTCCCCGCCGGGTCGGTGACCCGGGTGAGCCGGCCGCTGCCGTCGTAGCCGTACTGGACTGTTCGGCCAAGTGGGTCGGTCACGGTACTCGCCCGGAGGGTGCTCCCATCGTAGGTGAGGGTGAGGCTCCGCCCGGCCGGCTCGACAAGGGCGGTGGCCCGCCCCTGACTGTCCCGGGCGATGGTGAGGGTGTTCCCGTTCCGGTCGGCCTGGCTGATGAGCCGGCCGTTCGCATTGAAGCCCCAGGCGCTCCCGTCCTTCCACCGAAGCGTCCGGGTGCCGTCCGGATTGGCGGTGATTTGGGCACCCCGGTAGGCCGGGACCTGGTCGTTCCGGAAGAGCCCGTCGGCTCCCCGCGCCCAGAGGGAGCGGCTGTTGCCCGGGAGGAAGAGGATGAGGAGGTCGGTCCCTTGTACGCGCAGGAAGATGTCATACGGATGGCTTGTCCCCGGCCCGAAGGGGCCGGCCGAGGCATCGTTCGTCCGGTAGGTCCGGCTGAAGACGACCGGGAGGCGCCCAGGCAGGACCAGGTCGGTCTTCTCCAGGATGAAGAGGCCGGTGCTGAGGTCCACCGGCTCTCCGCCCACGGCACTGGCTCCCTGGGGAGGCCGCGGGGTAGCGGCGAGTTCCGGGGGCGTCGTGGGCGGCGGCGGGGGCCGCTGGAATCCCGCCCCACCGCAGCAGAACTGCCGAATGCCCCCACTCGTGGTCACGATCTGCTTCCCGTCGGCCGTCACAGTTCCGGTCCCGCCCAGCTGCCAGGTGTTGGTCTTGGTCTGAGTCGGCGTCGAGTCGTCGAAGTAGAAGAGGTTCAGGGTCTCCCCCGGGAGAGCCCCCACGTCGTTTGGGACGGTGAGCGGGATCGGGGCGCTCGGAGTGCCGCCCCCGGTCTTGCCGAAGTAGAACATGTAGATGCTCGTGAAGGTCCCGCCGCCTGGGGGTGGGGGCAGGGGCAGGCGGTCCCGGGGGATCGGCTGGACTGAGATCTGGGTGTTCGGCTGCCCATCCCAACCGGTGATCGTCACCCCGGCCGGCACGGTCAGGGCGAAGCCCGGGACCTCGGGGTCGGTGACCGTCCGGGCGACGGCGCTATTGCTGATGTTGCTGAAGTTCCGGGCCTTCTGGACGTGGAAGTGAGGCTGGAAGGGAAGGGTATTCACCTGTCCCGCCGTGATCGTGACCGTGACCGGGATGGTCGGGTAGGACCGGTCGGGAGTGCTCGCGGTGCTCCCGTCCAGGAAGACAACCTGGGTCCCGGTTGGAGGGTTGAGGAGGGTGAAGTTCCCCGCCGCATCGGTGGTAGTGGTGAGGGACCCGAGTTGGATCGTGACCCCCGGGACCGGCTGCTCGGCGGTGTCCAGGATCCGCCCGACAAGGCTCGTCTGGCCGGCTGCCAGGATCGTGAGGGAGACGGCGGCTGAGTGGCTCACCGAGGTCCCTTCAATGGTCGCCGTCCCGGTCACCGTGAGGGGGAAGCTCCCCGATGGGGCAGCGCCCGTGGCGATGCTCAGGGTCCCCCCCTGGCTCGGGCCGAGGGTGGGGGGACTGAAAGTTGCGGTGGCTCCTGCGGGAAGACCGCTCACGCTCAAGGTGACGAGGCCGGTAAAGCCATCCCGGGGGACGGCCCGGAGGGCGAAGGCGATGTTACTCCCGGGGACCGCGTGAGCGGTCGCTGGGCTCGCCGTAAGGTTGAAGTCGGGGGAGGCGAGGACCACGAAGTGGCCGGTCGAGGTGGCGGTGCCACTCGATGTGCTGACCGTGAGGGGGCCGGTGACGGCTCCGGTCGGCACCGCCACCGTGAGGCTGGTGGTCGTGGCTGCGGAGACTGGGGTGGACACCCGGGTGTTGTCGGGTCCGGTGAAGGTGACGGTGTTCTCGCTGGGAGTCGGGTGGAAGTGGGAGCCGGAGATCGTTACCGTGATCCCCACCTTGCCGCTCGTGGGCGTGAACCCGGTGATCGTCGGGACT encodes:
- a CDS encoding PilZ domain-containing protein, coding for MSKFFKALEEADRMRARRQQPEPPGGDATDPAPPPPVTEREEAPSSDEGPSSLDELKKLARGPFELVDRFIARARTITTEQHPSPTAAVEKFKQLQQALIRETEELLKTFRQKVSDKEQELHAALHPAGEDLAEQALKAVRNLYRIIERWSLERKLLRHWQERSAAALVAEYQKALRQRETDKIEIFEAEAERFLAQKGDPEATAKFVALRTQSQESRRTSTQKEAHAALQELSRIKDEVKIGLCFLASTFQTYEGLVPLSAVWRKEERHKLDQVDQRGISLTVHKDERTSLPASLVEFSKSGLKVQTSQSFPAGATLGLSMEIPGVTERAVSFKGRVRWCKEEPDPRGRYAIGLHLIEGPEGGWKEFVPTLLNQLNELNNLFSSLGS
- a CDS encoding tetratricopeptide repeat protein, whose product is MDDVARISEAQRYFQEGYRHQMKGELEAAIGAYQKSIELCPTAEAHTFLGWAYSFQGNVEEAIRQCHIAIEVDPDFGNPYNDIGAYLIEKGEYDEAIPWLNKAMQAKRYEPRHYPHINLSRVWVKKGKYPDAIVELRKALALDPDNAGARRELHRLIGMMN
- a CDS encoding FG-GAP-like repeat-containing protein yields the protein MGTLLVLALLLCAPIPGVSQELRYLYDELNRLTGVVDQQGNAVEYVYDAEGNILEIKRFTADPAVAVAITLVSPNKGTAGTTVQISGKGFSTTPGNNQVAFNGTAATVTNSTGTSLTTAVPSGATTGPITVTTPLGSATSPEPFTVLQAFAVDPDQAVVPLGGAFAFQATLDGTPTSAVTWRVNGTVGGTSSLGTITAAGVYTAPATPPPIQPLRIEAVLTADPSQVAAARVEVPSRCDPLLGDSTTVVGRTLDQLGNPVPGAHVQVGAQSDRTALTDTQGRFSVPDARACPPSIQVVADAQAGSTSLRGLSATVRAVVNGTTDVGDIVLRPVQGPLYPAPRFDVGSQPNAVAVADLNGDGIPDLVTANPNSSDISVLLGNADGTFQPQQRFLAGGGPPFGPRSVAVADLNGDGIPDLVTANGSLNDVSVLLGNGNGTFQVQQRFATGTNPVSVAVADLNADGRPDLVTANFNSDDLSVLLGNGDGTFQAEQRFVAGDSPALVAAADVNGDAIPDLIVANQVSNDVSVLRGNGNGTFQVQQRFAVGTSPRSVAVADLNGDGLRDLVTANASSNDVSVLLGTGTGTFQPEQRFSVGSSPRSVAVADLNGDGIRDLVTANFFSDDVSVLLGTGTGAFQPQQRFFGGGRPLAVAVADLSGDGRVDLVTANQGADDVSVLLGNGDGTFHASQHFAAGARPASVAAADLTGDGKPDLVTANFDSDDVSVLLGNGDGTFQAEQRFAVGDGPFSLAMADLNADGALDLVTANEFSSDVSVLLGTGTGAFQVQQRFAAGLSPLSVAAADLNGDGTSDLVTANFDSDDVSLLLGNGDGTFQPQQRFAAGGGPFSVAVADLNGDGIPDLVTANANSSDVSVLLGSGPGTFQPQQRFFAGPDPVSVAAADLNGDGKSDLVVAHSATNTVGVLLGNGDGTFQPQQRFSAGNAPFIPSVAVADLNGDGKADIVAVDFSPDAVSVLLGNGDGTFQPEQRFAAGNGPHSVAVADLNGDGRPDLATANFNFGANDVSVLLHR
- a CDS encoding RHS repeat-associated core domain-containing protein; translation: MVSQTVVTDPRGNATTHRFNTSAFLISQTDALGQITTFERAFGSNLLLSTTDPLGRVTRFTYDANGNVATITDPGGNVRTFTYDPTFNKVTSITDPLGNLTTFEYDAQGNLIATTDPEQNRRPEAERLKTRITYNPFGQPVSTADPLGNTTTFTYDSQGNLLSITDPLGNATTREYDVVSRLISLTDPRGKSTAFAYDPLNRIVSLVDALGGTTGFASDANGNLLAVTDARGNTLTHEYDSMDRLSRRIDQLGRAETFSYDGNGNLVRSTDRKLQTTSFEYDARNRRTKATYADGAVATLAYDAAGRLVLAHDTVDPHRPITLEYDSLDRLLGETTARGTVSYQYDAAGRRTQMTVSGQAPVTYAYDAASRLTHLVREPLSPVTMTYDAAGRRTLLALPNGVSTEYQYDAASRLTTLVYRTASGPLGDLTYQYDPAGNRVAVGGTFARTLLPDPVPTASYDAANQQLAFGTKSMTFDANGNLTAITDPTGTTTFTWDARNRLSTLTGPAIGASFQYDALGRRATKQINGLLAQYLHDRWDIILETTGDGRSATYLRSLAPDELLGILQQDTAHFPISDALGSSSALTDQGGAPVLQYVYDPFGRTEASNPAFLNAFQFTGRENDATDLYFYRARYYSPALHRFLSPDPLGRPTNPAYAYANNNPVTYSDPLGLFTIVIQGGPGSSGFGGSSASSSPNPGVGDIASDLARGRETVSRHNAGDLLGAMAAAIAAAERGEPINIVGHSTGGDSAVDLARLLNTLNIPVSTLATIDSVGLNNSTIPPNVSLNLNYYQNNTSVLQGGPNSALAPDRSQVVNIYRPEDNHFNIDDAEDIRNSIVNQILGRRK
- a CDS encoding DUF6531 domain-containing protein, producing MFYFGKTGGGTPSAPIPLTVPNDVGALPGETLNLFYFDDSTPTQTKTNTWQLGGTGTVTADGKQIVTTSGGIRQFCCGGAGFQRPPPPPTTPPELAATPRPPQGASAVGGEPVDLSTGLFILEKTDLVLPGRLPVVFSRTYRTNDASAGPFGPGTSHPYDIFLRVQGTDLLILFLPGNSRSLWARGADGLFRNDQVPAYRGAQITANPDGTRTLRWKDGSAWGFNANGRLISQADRNGNTLTIARDSQGRATALVEPAGRSLTLTYDGSTLRASTVTDPLGRTVQYGYDGSGRLTRVTDPAGSVTQYSYDASGRLFTITDPRNITFLTNEYDGAGRVVRQTLDVCLHRYRGRGQPNGGHRPARECHDSPV